The following are encoded together in the Nymphaea colorata isolate Beijing-Zhang1983 chromosome 14, ASM883128v2, whole genome shotgun sequence genome:
- the LOC116267500 gene encoding pentatricopeptide repeat-containing protein At4g31850, chloroplastic — protein sequence MELPSWGCSAACPSHYGQGKGLVRVRIHGSRRLTSWSIYFPDGNFTFPPSGDTGKLKKRKKSYLSLCMVASACGNSEVRIRRAVNDAKLSVLPSRNPKLLKKRKNYVGLCGVGLNCSNGGFQVKKMVKDGLSPIQVIEILRSFDDPSHALSLFKSLAQQPRIVHTTETCNFMLEVLRANGRTKEMAVVFDFMQKQVIKRDLTTYITLFKGVGMFGGIKEAPLALDLMSEAGFVLNDFSYNGLIHMLLQSGCLQEAMKIYGRMISETVRPSMKTYSALMVASGKRKDIETVMGLLKEMEAVGLKPNVYTYTICIRVLGRAGRIHEAYGILKKMEREGCNPDVVTYTVLMDALCSTHRYQEAKELFYQMRRSNQKADAVTYTTLMDKFGDFGDVDAVKELWSIMEEDGYVADVVSYTILINALCKVNRVDEALSNLYTMQKKGICPNVRTYNALIGGLLATNRDDVAQQVFDKMNVEGPKPTAHTYVLFIDHHGKAGETDKALEFFVHMKNKGIIPNIVAFNVCLHALAECGRLEVANDIFRNLSHDGLSPDAITYNIMIKCYSMAGRIDEAVKLLSEMKKNECYPDVITVNFLIDVLYKSNRSDEAWKMFDQLKSMNLSPTTVTFNTLLAGLSREGEVDKAMELFRTMETHGCIPNVITYNTLLDCLCKNGRVDLALNMIVEMSEKDCRPDILTYNTIIHGLVKEGRPADAFWLFNQMSKVFIPDFITLCSLLPGIIRNGQVKDALWITMQFSLKNEIDRSSWIYLMQGILNVAGIGKSVQFSKNLVANGIVKDDSLLSPLVVYLCKSNKVADAYNLFEDFKKHGMSPTLGTYNPLISGLLEANLSSLAFMLLKEMRKIGCTPDVCTYNLLLDALAKAGKADELLELLREIHSRGCVANVTTYNIVISGLVKSNRLNQAIDLYYNLVSRDFSPSPCTYGPLLDGLSKAGKVDEATDLFEEMLEYGIKPNCAIYNILMNGFGKMGDVESVCEFFDQMQREGILPDVKSYTILVDSLCIVGRVDDALKYFELLKQSGLEPDLVSYNLMITGLGASGRLLEALSLFKEMQIRGVSPDLYTYNSLILNLGKVGMVKEAGILYEELQLNGHEPSVFTYNALIRGYSMAGNADDAYEVYKRMMVGGCIPNTGTFAQLPN from the coding sequence ATGGAGCTCCCTTCTTGGGGTTGCTCCGCCGCTTGTCCGTCTCACTATGGGCAGGGTAAAGGGCTTGTTAGAGTGAGAATTCATGGCTCCAGAAGGCTTACGAGCTGGAGTATTTATTTCCCGGATGGCAATTTTACTTTTCCGCCATCTGGGGATACcggaaaattgaaaaagaggaagaaaagctATTTGAGTCTGTGTATGGTTGCGTCGGCTTGCGGTAATTCGGAGGTTCGGATTAGGAGAGCTGTTAATGATGCAAAGCTTAGTGTCTTGCCAAGCAGGAATCCTAAATtattgaaaaagaggaaaaactaTGTTGGTCTTTGTGGGGTTGGTTTGAATTGCAGTAATGGCGGCTTTCAAGTTAAGAAGATGGTGAAAGATGGGTTGAGCCCCATCCAGGTCATCGAGATTTTGAGATCCTTcgatgacccaagtcatgccTTATCATTATTTAAATCGTTGGCGCAGCAACCAAGAATCGTTCACACTACTGAGACATGTAATTTCATGCTCGAGGTACTGAGGGCTAATGGAAGGACAAAAGAAATGGCAGTGGTTTTCGATTTTATGCAAAAGCAGGTAATTAAGAGAGACTTGACAACCTACATTACCCTTTTCAAGGGTGTTGGCATGTTCGGAGGAATTAAAGAAGCACCTTTGGCTCTTGATTTGATGAGTGAAGCCGGGTTTGTCCTAAATGATTTTTCTTATAATGGTTTGATACATATGTTGCTTCAGTCCGGGTGTCTTCAGGAAGCTATGAAAATTTACGGGCGAATGATCTCTGAAACGGTTAGGCCCAGCATGAAAACTTACTCCGCTCTCATGGTTGCTTCAGGGAAACGAAAAGACATAGAAACTGTAATGGGTCTTCTGAAAGAGATGGAAGCTGTGGGGTTGAAACCCAATGTGTATACATACACCATCTGTATCAGAGTGCTTGGAAGAGCTGGGAGAATTCACGAAGCATAtgggattttgaaaaaaatggaaagggaAGGATGCAACCCAGATGTTGTTACCTACACAGTTCTGATGGATGCACTTTGCAGTACACACAGATATCAGGAAGCAAAGGAGTTGTTCTATCAAATGAGGAGGAGCAATCAGAAGGCAGATGCAGTCACATATACTACACTGATGGATAAATTTGGTGACTTTGGTGATGTGGATGCCGTGAAGGAACTGTGGAGTATTATGGAGGAAGATGGTTACGTCGCAGATGTTGTTTCTTATACAATATTGATTAATGCATTATGTAAAGTTAATAGAGTTGATGAAGCATTAAGTAATCTGTATACAATGCAGAAAAAAGGAATCTGTCCGAATGTGCGCACTTATAATGCTTTGATTGGTGGACTTCTTGCAACTAATAGAGATGATGTTGCTCAACAAGTTTTTGATAAGATGAATGTTGAAGGCCCTAAACCTACTGCACACACTTATGTTCTTTTCATTGATCACCATGGAAAGGCAGGAGAGACTGATAAAGCATTAGAGTTCTTTGTTCATATGAAGAATAAGGGGATTATTCCAAACATTGTCGCATTCAACGTGTGTCTTCATGCACTTGCAGAATGTGGAAGGCTTGAAGTGGCTAATGATATATTTCGTAACCTGAGCCATGATGGCCTCTCTCCGGATGCTATAACCTATAACATTATGATTAAGTGCTACAGCATGGCTGGGAGAATTGATGAAGCTGTGAAACTTCTttcagaaatgaagaaaaatgaatgctACCCAGATGTTATTACTGTAAATTTCTTGATTGATGTGCTTTACAAGTCCAACAGGTCAGATGAAGCATGGAAAATGTTTGATCAATTGAAGAGTATGAATCTTTCCCCCACTACAGTGACCTTCAACACATTGTTGGCAGGTCTAAGCAGAGAGGGTGAAGTTGATAAGGCTATGGAGCTGTTTAGAACAATGGAGACTCATGGTTGTATTCCAAACGTGATAACATATAACACACTCCTTGATTGCCTTTGCAAAAATGGCAGAGTGGATTTGGCGTTAAATATGATTGTTGAAATGTCAGAGAAGGATTGCAGGCCTGATATTTTGACTTACAACACCATCATACATGGTTTAGTTAAAGAGGGCAGGCCTGCAGATGCATTCTGGCTTTTCAATCAAATGAGCAAGGTGTTTATCCCTGATTTCATAACACTGTGTAGTCTCCTTCCTGGTATCATCAGAAATGGGCAGGTGAAAGATGCTTTGTGGATTACTATGCAGTTCagcttaaaaaatgaaattgatcGTTCTTCATGGATATATTTAATGCAGGGAATTTTGAATGTGGCAGGGATAGGCAAATCAgttcagttttcaaaaaatCTGGTTGCTAATGGTATTGTAAAAGATGATTCTCTTTTATCCCCACTCGTAGTCTACCTTTGCAAGTCTAACAAGGTCGCTGATGCTTATAATCTGTTTGAGGATTTTAAGAAacatggaatgtcaccaacactAGGCACTTATAACCCTCTCATCAGTGGGCTTCTTGAAGCCAATCTTTCCTCATTGGCCTTTATGTTACTAAAAGAGATGAGGAAGATTGGATGTACGCCTGATGTTTGTACTTACAATTTGTTATTAGATGCACTTGCAAAAGCTGGGAAGGCAGATGAACTACTGGAGCTACTAAGGGAAATTCATTCTAGAGGATGCGTTGCTAATGTAACTACTTATAACATAGTAATTTCTGGCTTAGTCAAATCAAACAGATTAAATCAAGCCATAGACTTGTATTACAATCTGGTGAGCagagatttttctccatctccttGTACATATGGTCCTCTTCTTGATGGGCTTTCAAAGGCGGGGAAAGTAGATGAAGCCACAGACCTCTTTGAGGAGATGCTTGAATATGGAATCAAGCCTAATTGTGCTATTTATAACATCTTGATGAATGGATTTGGGAAGATGGGAGATGTAGAAAGTGTGTGTGAATTTTTTGACCAGATGCAAAGAGAGGGTATTTTGCCTGATGTGAAGTCTTACACCATCCTTGTAGATAGCCTTTGTATTGTGGGTAGGGTGGATGAcgctttaaaatattttgaactacTAAAACAGAGTGGCCTTGAACCTGACTTGGTTTCCTACAACCTTATGATAACTGGACTCGGTGCATCAGGGAGGCTGCTGGAGGCTCTTTCACTGTTCAAAGAAATGCAAATTAGAGGAGTTTCCCCTGATTTATATACTTATAACTCCCTGATACTTAATCTTGGGAAAGTAGGAATGGTGAAAGAAGCTGGAATTCTATATGAAGAGCTCCAACTAAATGGGCATGAGCCTAGTGTCTTTACATATAATGCGTTAATTCGTGGGTATAGTATGGCTGGTAATGCTGATGATGCATATGAAGTTTATAAAAGGATGATGGTTGGTGGATGCATTCCCAACACAGGGACGTTTGCCCAACTCCCTAACTAG